The Leptospiraceae bacterium genome includes the window GGACAATTCAGCAAGAGAGATTTCGCTAATGTTGTGAATTCTATTGTTTTCGGAAAAATCTTTTCTTAAAATTACCGGTAGAAATGCAATTTCTGAAGCAAAGATTTCGATAATAAAGAAAAAAAACAAAACTACAGCTATTTTCATAAGAAATATTTTTTATGAATTTTGCTTAGTTTGTAGTTTTGTTTTAATAATATCAATTTTTTATAAATTTTTTGTTACATAACGCCTTGTACAATTTTTGGATGTGGCTTTAATGAACAGTTTATTCCACCGACATCAATCGTCAAAAAATTTATCAGCAAAACATCTTCTGCACATTTGTGCACATCGGATCTCTTGTAATATAAATCATCTTGAACATTCGCAAGACGGTTGGCTAACAAAGCAGTCACAGAAGGATTGCCACCTGCGGTAGCTCCAAGAATTGCTCTTTCTAAGATCAATAATTTCGCTTCCTTCCCACTCATTGTATCGGGTGTAACATCAGCTTTATCTAACATCATGCAGTTTCCTAAAGCAAACACAAAAGTTAGAATGAAAAAATTTTTAATCATATTATTCTCCAAGAGAAATCTACTAACATAGAGACAACCATGCACTACCAGTCAATTAAATTTTTATAATGCTACATAGAGACATTAGAGCATAATTGTTTTAATTTTTGCAAAAATAGAAAATTCAACCGATTGCTTAGTTTCTTGGAATACTGTCACATTTATAATGTATCAATTAAAGTCTTAACCGCTATGAATACTAAATTTTCTTATATTTTTGCGTATTAATTAT containing:
- a CDS encoding TIGR04452 family lipoprotein is translated as MMLDKADVTPDTMSGKEAKLLILERAILGATAGGNPSVTALLANRLANVQDDLYYKRSDVHKCAEDVLLINFLTIDVGGINCSLKPHPKIVQGVM